Proteins encoded within one genomic window of Christensenellaceae bacterium:
- a CDS encoding aminopeptidase, translating into MANSVTKSEAKEKDLEYNEKFVTEVVDQQYIDRAMKFCEGYKDFLNNAKTEREGVKTIRALADKAGFREWDRKGKLTAGERVYFVNRKKTIVLISMGSEDIEKGVNMTVAHLDSPRLDLKTKPLYEDGGMGYLKTHYYGAIKNYQWTTIPLALHGVIIKKDGSSVDVKIGEDKYDPVFCITDLLPHLSRKQDEKKMKEGIEPEGLNILIGSIPLKGSDKDKPGSVKKNILEILNKKYGVVEQDLVTAELEIVPAVEAKDIGFDRSMVGAYGQDDRICVYPTLQAILNLKGNQKTSVVVLADKEEIGFCGITAPTPLFLRGIIEQLAMGKDLRLTLENSACLSSDVNAAFDPLYADVFESRNSTYLGKGLAICKYTGYAWKAGASDASAEFLSRFTRLFDKHNIVWQTGEIGKAGAGGGGTFATEIAAAGIEVLDAGVAILSMHSPFEIASKLDIYSFYQGCEVFLKDF; encoded by the coding sequence ATGGCAAATAGCGTAACAAAGAGTGAAGCAAAAGAAAAGGATTTGGAATATAACGAAAAGTTTGTGACAGAGGTTGTGGATCAACAGTATATTGACCGCGCCATGAAATTTTGTGAAGGTTATAAGGATTTTTTAAATAATGCCAAAACAGAGCGTGAAGGCGTTAAGACAATCAGGGCTCTTGCCGATAAGGCAGGGTTTAGGGAGTGGGATAGAAAAGGCAAGCTAACGGCCGGAGAGCGGGTATATTTTGTCAACCGTAAAAAAACTATAGTGCTCATTAGTATGGGCAGTGAGGATATTGAAAAGGGTGTAAATATGACAGTGGCACATTTGGATTCGCCGCGTCTTGACCTTAAGACCAAACCGCTATATGAAGATGGCGGTATGGGATATCTTAAGACACACTATTATGGGGCCATAAAAAATTATCAATGGACGACAATTCCGTTGGCACTTCATGGGGTTATTATCAAAAAAGACGGAAGCAGTGTGGATGTGAAAATAGGTGAGGATAAGTACGACCCTGTATTTTGCATAACAGACCTTCTGCCGCACTTGTCACGAAAACAGGACGAAAAGAAGATGAAGGAAGGTATTGAGCCTGAAGGACTTAATATTTTGATAGGTTCAATTCCTCTTAAAGGCTCTGACAAAGACAAGCCGGGCAGTGTAAAAAAGAATATCCTTGAAATCCTTAACAAAAAATACGGTGTTGTAGAGCAGGACCTTGTCACAGCAGAGCTTGAGATTGTTCCGGCCGTTGAAGCCAAGGATATAGGCTTTGACCGGAGTATGGTGGGGGCATACGGACAGGACGACAGAATATGTGTTTATCCTACGCTTCAGGCAATCTTGAATCTTAAAGGCAACCAAAAAACGTCTGTCGTAGTGCTTGCCGACAAAGAAGAAATCGGTTTTTGCGGAATAACCGCACCCACACCGCTGTTTTTGCGAGGAATTATTGAACAGTTGGCAATGGGCAAGGATTTGAGATTGACACTTGAAAATTCTGCCTGCCTCAGCAGTGACGTAAACGCTGCCTTTGACCCGCTCTATGCTGATGTTTTTGAAAGTCGAAACAGCACATATCTTGGCAAGGGGCTTGCTATTTGTAAATATACCGGTTATGCATGGAAGGCAGGAGCATCGGATGCTTCAGCAGAATTTTTGAGCAGGTTTACAAGGCTTTTTGACAAGCATAATATTGTATGGCAGACTGGTGAAATAGGAAAAGCGGGAGCCGGCGGCGGAGGTACCTTTGCAACTGAAATTGCAGCTGCCGGCATTGAGGTTCTGGATGCGGGTGTGGCCATACTTTCGATGCATTCTCCTTTTGAAATAGCCAGTAAGCTGGATATATACAGTTTCTATCAGGGCTGCGAAGTGTTCTTGAAAGATTTTTAA
- a CDS encoding SPFH domain-containing protein, which yields MGLFTGIKKFFGKTIGIGVKQEGQLVYMYPVKNGRLKLNTEVEVKPGFVAVVMHYDTICDVLTEGKYKCSSGQMPKLNKYVKPRLTFRGYIAPKKVVADVYFINLGWFEKLPYNVSEPVPAEYGEKRYDVKFDGTFDMQVTNAIQFMKALLRDRATLRHGMAEVESGNVVSEEIYKTLVKFEQELEAYINRDSRLLGTIEEGLKDNAEENGFSVKNVTVNNVKLPKRLRKKLGIKEEPAEEASGEGNLEEFKKEVLQTKQAGEIAPEPPKQKVFVGGGNSEPPRQAKAASDYYEEIATKMNSGEIKPQAEPQIFRNDMRAEPAPNIDYGTNPLDMVRPSESSTLFNADGTPFIRPSYTPPPVYVQPQYEAPPQQVFVSDQTYSPPPPTIVPQYAPPPPPPAPKGPEIRCPQCSSGVPVGKKFCPDCGYNMQGFVVCSSCGAKNRFEDKTCMVCKSRL from the coding sequence TTGGGGCTTTTTACGGGGATAAAAAAGTTTTTCGGAAAAACCATAGGAATCGGCGTAAAGCAGGAAGGTCAGCTTGTTTATATGTATCCGGTCAAAAACGGCAGACTTAAACTTAACACTGAGGTCGAAGTTAAGCCCGGATTTGTTGCTGTTGTTATGCACTATGACACCATATGCGACGTTTTGACCGAGGGCAAATATAAATGCTCGTCGGGGCAGATGCCAAAGCTTAATAAATACGTAAAACCCAGACTTACCTTCAGAGGATATATTGCCCCTAAAAAAGTAGTGGCAGATGTATATTTTATTAATCTTGGCTGGTTTGAAAAACTGCCGTATAATGTCAGTGAGCCGGTGCCCGCCGAGTATGGCGAAAAGCGATATGACGTAAAATTTGACGGCACATTTGATATGCAGGTCACCAACGCTATACAATTTATGAAAGCACTTCTCAGAGACCGAGCAACTCTGCGGCACGGCATGGCCGAGGTTGAGAGCGGAAATGTTGTGAGTGAAGAAATATATAAGACGCTGGTCAAGTTTGAGCAGGAGCTTGAGGCTTATATAAATCGTGACAGCAGACTTTTGGGTACCATTGAAGAGGGTCTTAAAGACAACGCCGAGGAAAATGGATTTAGCGTAAAGAATGTCACTGTTAACAATGTAAAGCTCCCCAAACGCCTTCGAAAAAAGCTTGGCATAAAAGAGGAACCCGCTGAGGAAGCAAGCGGCGAAGGAAATCTGGAAGAGTTTAAAAAAGAGGTTTTGCAGACCAAGCAGGCAGGAGAGATTGCCCCCGAACCCCCGAAGCAAAAGGTGTTTGTCGGGGGAGGGAATTCTGAGCCGCCAAGACAGGCAAAGGCGGCAAGCGATTATTATGAAGAGATTGCCACAAAGATGAATAGCGGCGAAATAAAGCCGCAGGCAGAACCTCAAATTTTTAGAAATGATATGAGAGCAGAACCTGCACCTAATATTGATTATGGCACAAATCCGCTTGATATGGTAAGACCTTCTGAGAGCAGCACGCTGTTTAACGCAGACGGAACGCCTTTTATAAGGCCTTCATATACTCCGCCTCCGGTATATGTTCAGCCTCAATATGAAGCTCCGCCCCAGCAGGTATTTGTGTCAGACCAGACATATTCGCCCCCGCCGCCCACCATTGTTCCTCAGTATGCTCCACCTCCTCCTCCACCTGCGCCCAAGGGACCTGAAATCAGATGCCCGCAGTGTTCGTCAGGTGTGCCTGTTGGCAAAAAGTTTTGCCCTGACTGCGGATATAACATGCAAGGATTTGTGGTGTGCTCATCGTGCGGAGCCAAAAACAGGTTTGAAGACAAGACATGTATGGTTTGCAAGAGCCGACTTTGA